One Cervus canadensis isolate Bull #8, Minnesota chromosome 1, ASM1932006v1, whole genome shotgun sequence genomic window carries:
- the PRR14L gene encoding protein PRR14L isoform X1 has product MLSSGVETQPVPLDSSMSAEVQELYSELPGSASKELHADPEPSATPDVKPGASSSRVSQSRAAPLELQRTPAESCREEAPETSDHGGEPGPCGLVGPSTEGPVAPGSLDREAKAESLEQKAFRDGGDQAEVVRAPCEGAEEDLHQCPTATGEQLSPGQEDLRMQASEELLCMGLPEDGLRNKEENVQITAETLLTSTEEVQVMKVHGTKADDNEGLENGRVSQGLSARCRGHSETDKIMTSAEVSESSTLVSLEPLNIVDPGLTEATPKEKECEEIRTYPSWLSLLPGNSAISKADSREEELRKLNLVCEADDNHQQVPGHHSERHSSACDSLKATRKVVLTEPSEENSKVSHFTSGLSGPGSRTTSSEKCGLEGDGLPKGSAEKTHNSCLDGNGQSQNLSSREEHKQPLNPRSERELFLVNARQPGEDGSRHCSGKKETTVFPKENAHDHYCPRGSSHIGCSSSFMPNSFTQAVEGVLEKNDLKITLDVHGSLANDEDHRGTFAEMSHPGTDSEGSHFPSSVQIEEPEQTTTLEPSVLTEKTHSRDCESLVRTQRNLEGRPQLNEASPNGFLIEGKSLVSLTPEDQINSITEMSKLKKDITPLPPSLELDDRPESEIAIQNAQDHGPHLGKQSTSWEVDKFAHDNKLVVNKTGSECVLNQVSLNSQTHTKLPTNKEMPVAASRGSRQGQRPPSEDGTGVAAGTHPVPMKTKTKDISRPSDGSRGASSNSSTLNSRLERETEAANSGAGSLHSGLLSNKNEVAALPVEVSVRERQSVPSRDLSSCPCVRKNVPEESRCPAHAALEPSRTTLSIENCLLSKYEDTFQHIHHHPQGSDSSVESCSCRKNCASEESEPGEGDTEDSLPRGEARDETMAGTLNSEAPDQTTQPSKEGPEEKEQDTPKDTVFCRCDVSDRVAQEFNQPTNIPSPEKLFGQCPPMFSGVKNVNQATETPKQKADDAVSSQGDPGRPSECRGEGNPAKETLGRDQRESPTEPDREASHSLKALPVGSGSNSSTSGRSPTKGGCGRISDCEEPTDGTADMVSTGGSDEPSEGILEGRLSGTLTGGARHARAMLPEASGSTVSQRGAPVAAFVGMIGQDSDFQHAASSASDSLNIKKSCEEKVCRPIEDCEMEVCPDPCVPDVGSIADHEPDVRVLGKINMSFNYVHHEEQVKEASLRETQGTIEGSRLEVNLEQDKENTIGISSVELTSSGHQGVDSVPSRSLKSIEIMPLHPLCEKKSETIINSEETDPPNLFKPIDGEMPCENKNNTVLPEMEGGAARSESDPSKEGSTALRAEGSPLTLDAETKVKGEQAAEQQRGPWGQPPAGQESEEMAIREGGLADNPSQVSQTHLKAPRMRGDSEKRPSQKVLSHKEEEQVRQKEAHTVLEQCPASHPLSDEVQEGGDDEPASETGVTSAKPATGTSAVGSQKPTGLTEEGSCHPPRKDTESCMCPGPRTAPRRARDPCSARREAFHGAFGNTSHRKGALPLKKQPPRTCKKVSCQELVSVGRKMSRIARSAFLKSSSETIPTKAHRVLSSRAMSLPVRPEPETAPARSLVSHVPKPKAAPGLPSGGLNVRMPTKELALLSKLSILASRLAPAARTQKLRSRRCSSDLLPVAKSYKQLRYRRLLDGFSRSTTQLNPCLAAGDWDRRPNSKPLMLYSLETVKMSFIDLSDKMPSLLFGSETFPVSFHVKLGPECVAESPRTFPEHCAPARLALGEARWGRSPPPKWTFSFFLAHGCPGVATFREDPGLHDQAGAQPPVPLQDRRATALVQSRGACSILGLHTLLALCSPGCYRIWTKKRSCASHTPAMQRLFMTQLTQGLKGLRSPASIADKVFCSLPYSVGRVLSIWSQHGPSACPLEISALPPSHSKRQSPLGVMSSRTVLPSMPLPGLEAAYSVGGSHLRLEPPFPALVPKSHLVTDSTVGKLLFSASEFPVPGFDELDGVTAACPRPQGSPPEQKEAEPEKRPKKVSQIRIRKTIPKPDPNLTPMGLPRPKRLKKKEFSLEEIYTNKNYKSPPANRCLETIFEEPKERNGTLISISQQKRKRVLEFQDFTVPRKRRARGKVKVAGSFTRAQKAALQSRELDALLIQKLMELETFFAKEEEEQEQPSGC; this is encoded by the exons ATGCTGTCATCCGGCGTGGAGACCCAGCCTGTTCCACTTGATTCCTCCATGTCTGCTGAGGTGCAGGAATTATACTCTGAACTCCCAGGGAGTGCCTCCAAAGAGCTTCATGCTGACCCCGAGCCGAGTGCAACTCCAGATGTAAAACCCGGAGCCTCAAGCTCTCGTGTAAGTCAGAGTAGGGCTGCGCCCTTGGAGCTGCAGAGGACTCCTGCGGAAAGTTGTCGTGAAGAAGCCCCCGAGACCTCGGACCATGGGGGTGAGCCTGGGCCGTGTGGGCTGGTGGGCCCCTCAACAGAAGGTCCCGTGGCTCCTGGGAGCTTGGATAGGGAAGCGAAAGCCGAGAGCCTGGAGCAAAAGGCCTTCAGAGATGGAGGGGACCAGGCAGAGGTGGTGAGAGCCCCCTGTGAGGGAGCGGAAGAAGACCTGCATCAGTGTCCCACAGCCACTGGAGAACAGCTCAGCCCCGGCCAG GAGGACCTCCGGATGCAGGCAAGCGAAGAACTTTTATGCATGGGCCTCCCTGAAGATGGTCTGAGGAACAAAG AAGAAAATGTACAAATCACAGCTGAAACTCTTCTGACATCTACTGAGGAAGTCCAAGTTATGAAGGTCCATGGAACTAAGGCGGACGATAACGAAGGACTCGAGAATGGCCGTGTGAGTCAGGGTCTCTCGGCTCGGTGCCGTGGACACTCAGAGACAGACAAAATCATGACCAGTGCTGAGGTTTCAGAGTCCAGCACCTTAGTTTCCCTAGAGCCTTTAAATATTGTGGACCCTGGACTAACAGAAGCAACTCCTAAAGAAAAGGAATGTGAAGAAATAAGAACTTATCCTTCTTGGTTGTCATTGTTACCAGGGAACAGTGCCATTTCCAAAGCGGACAGCAGGGAGGAAGAGTTACGTAAATTAAACCTTGTCTGTGAAGCCGACGACAATCACCAACAGGTCCCTGGCCACCATAGTGAGAGACACAGTTCTGCATGTGACAGTCTCAAAGCCACGAGAAAGGTGGTTCTAACAGAACCCTCAGAAGAAAATTCTAAAGTTTCCCATTTCACATCAGGTTTATCTGGTCCAGGATCCAGAACAACGTCCTCAGAAAAGTGTGGTCTTGAAGGTGATGGCTTGCCAAAGGGATCCGCTGAAAAGACGCACAATTCCTGTTTGGATGGGAATGGTCAAAGCCAGAACTTGTCTTCTAGAGAAGAACACAAACAGCCTTTGAATCCCAGGAGTGAAAGAGAACTCTTCCTTGTTAACGCCAGGCAACCAGGAGAGGATGGTAGTCGTCACTGTTCTGGAAAAAAAGAGACTACTGTCTTCCCCAAAGAAAATGCCCATGATCACTACTGCCCTCGAGGCAGTTCCCATATAGGCTGCTCCAGTTCCTTCATGCCCAATTCTTTTACTCAAGCCGTGGAAGGAGTGcttgaaaaaaatgatttgaaaatcaCTTTAGACGTTCATGGTAGCTTGGCAAATGATGAGGACCACAGAGGAACTTTTGCTGAAATGAGCCATCCAGGCACAGACTCTGAAGGGAGTCATTTTCCCTCCTCAGTGCAGATTGAAGAACCAGAACAGACAACCACTCTAGAGCCCAGTGTGCTGACTGAGAAGACTCACAGTAGAGACTGTGAGTCCTTAGTCCGTACCCAGAGAAATCTAGAAGGCAGACCCCAGTTAAATGAAGCCTCGCCTAAcggatttttaattgaagggaaaTCCCTTGTGAGTTTAACACCAGAGGACCAGATCAATTCTATAACTGAGATGTCTAAGCTCAAGAAAGACATTACTCCGTTACCACCATCCCTAGAACTTGATGACAGGCCTGAATCAGAAATAGCCATACAAAACGCCCAGGACCACGGTCCACATTTAGGTAAACAGAGCACCTCCTGGGAGGTGGATAAATTTGCTCATGACAACAAACTGGTTGTAAACAAAACAGGAAGTGAATGTGTTTTAAATCAAGTGTCCCTTAATTCTCAAACCCACACAAAGTTGCCAACCAACAAAGAGATGCCTGTAGCAGCAAGCAGGGGTTCCCGACAGGGCCAGCGCCCTCCGTCAGAGGATGGCACAGGTGTCGCTGCCGGAACCCACCCCGTTCCCATGAAAACAAAGACGAAAGACATCTCTCGACCAAGTGACGGATCCCGTGGTGCCTCTTCAAACAGTTCCACCTTAAACAGCAGACTAGAAAGAGAGACCGAAGCAGCCAATTCGGGAGCAGGTAGTCTGCATTCTGGACTCCTCTCAAATAAGAACGAAGTGGCAGCCTTGCCTGTAGAGGTCTCTGTCCGGGAACGTCAGAGTGTTCCGTCTCGGGATCTCTCTAGCTGCCCTTGTGTGAGGAAAAACGTCCCAGAGGAGAGCAGGTGTCCTGCCCATGCTGCCCTGGAGCCCAGCAGAACTACCCTGAGCATCGAAAACTGTCTGTTATCCAAGTATGAAGATACCTTTCAGCATATCCATCACCACCCCCAAGGGAGCGACAGCTCTGTGGAAAGCTGCAGCTGTAGAAAGAATTGTGCATCGGAGGAAAGTGAGCCAGGTGAGGGAGACACTGAAGACAGCCTTCCCAGAGGTGAGGCCAGAGATGAAACGATGGCAGGCACATTAAACAGTGAAGCTCCAGACCAAACCACCCAACCAAGCAAGGAAGggccagaagaaaaagaacaggacACACCCAAAGACACTGTGTTCTGTCGATGTGACGTTTCTGATCGCGTCGCACAAGAATTCAACCAACCCACAAACATTCCAAGTCCTGAAAAATTGTTTGGTCAGTGTCCTCCCATGTTCTCTGGTGTTAAGAATGTGAACCAAGCAACTGAAACTCCTAAGCAGAAGGCAGATGATGCCGTCAGCTCCCAGGGTGACCCAGGCAGACCCAGTGAATGCAGAGGTGAAGGTAACCCAGCTAAGGAGACACTTGGCCGTGACCAGCGAGAGTCGCCCACAGAGCCTGACAGAGAGGCGAGCCACAGCCTGAAGGCTCTACCTGTTGGTTCAGGCAGTAACAGCTCAACATCTGGCAGGAGCCCCACAAAAGGGGGCTGTGGGAGGATTTCTGATTGTGAGGAGCCCACAGATGGGACAGCAGACATGGTCTCCACAGGCGGTAGTGATGAGCCCTCAGAAGGCATTCTGGAAGGAAGGCTTTCTGGTACTCTGACTGGGGGTGCAAGGCACGCCAGGGCGATGTTGCCGGAAGCCTCAGGGAGTACGGTGTCCCAGAGGGGAGCACCTGTCGCTGCTTTTGTAGGAATGATTGGCCAGGATTCGGATTTCCAACATGCTGCTTCCTCTGCATCAGACtctctcaatattaaaaaatcgTGTGAAGAGAAGGTATGCAGACCCATAGAAGACTGTGAAATGGAAGTGTGTCCAGACCCTTGTGTGCCTGACGTAGGGTCTATTGCAGATCATGAACCAGATGTAAGAGTATTGGGTAAAATAAATATGTCTTTCAATTATGTTCATCATGAAGAGCAAGTTAAAGAAGCATCTCTGAGAGAAACACAAGGAACAATTGAAGGATCAAGACTCGAAGTAAACCTTGAGCAAGACAAGGAAAATACCATTGGAATTTCTTCAGTAGAGTTAACATCTTCTGGACACCAGGGTGTAGACTCTGTACCCTCAAGAAGCCTGAAATCCATCGAGATAATGCCTTTGCACCCACtgtgtgaaaaaaaatcagaaacaattaTTAATAGTGAAGAAACTGACCCCCCAAACCTTTTTAAGCCAATAGACGGTGAAATGCCTTGTGAGAATAAGAACAACACAGTCCTGCCTGAGATGGAGGGAGGAGCAGCGAGGAGTGAGAGTGATCCTAGCAAAGAAGGCAGCACAGCCCTCAGGGCGGAAGGCTCGCCTTTGACGCTAGATGCGGAAACTAAAGTGAAAGGAGAGCAGGCTGCAGAGCAGCAGAGGGGGCCATGGGGTCAGCCTCCTGCCGGGCAGGAGTCGGAAGAGATGGCAATCAGGGAAGGTGGTCTTGCTGATAACCCGAGCCAGGTCTCTCAGACCCACCTTAAAGCTCCGAGGATGCGGGGTGACTCAGAGAAACGACCAAGCCAGAAGgttctgagccacaaggaagagGAGCAGGTACGTCAAAAAGAAGCACACACAGTACTGGAACAATGCCCAGCATCTCATCCGTTGTCGGATGAGGTGCAGGAGGGTGGCGACGATGAGCCCGCCTCAGAGACGGGAGTCACCTCAGCAAAGCCGGCCACGGGCACCTCTGCCGTGGGGTCTCAGAAGCCCACAGGCCTGACGGAGGAAGGCTCGTGTCACCCCCCAAGAAAGGACACGGAGTCATGCATGTGCCCCGGTCCCCGCACTGCCCCTCGGAGGGCTCGAGACCCCTGCTCCGCCCGGCGTGAGGCCTTCCACGGTGCCTTTGGGAACACTTCTCACCGGAAGGGGGCGCTGCCCTTAAAGAAGCAGCCCCCCCGAACCTGCAAGAAAGTTTCCTGCCAGGAGCTGGTCTCCGTGGGGAGGAAAATGAGTAGAATCGCACGTTCTGCTTTCCTAAAGAGCTCCTCTGAGACCATCCCCACGAAAGCACACAGAGTTCTCAGTTCCCGTGCCATGTCTCTACCTGTGCGCCCAGAGCCCGAAACAGCCCCTGCCAGAAGCCTTGTGAGCCATGTACCAAAGCCGAAGGCCGCCCCAGGCCTGCCCTCGGGGGGCCTGAATGTGCGGATGCCTACCAAAGAATTGGCCTTACTCAGCAAGCTATCCATCCTCGCCTCCAGACTGGCCCCCGCTGCCAGGACCCAGAAGCTGCGGTCTCGGCGGTGCTCCTCGGACCTTCTCCCTGTGGCTAAAAGCTACAAGCAGCTCCGATACCGGAGGCTCCTGGACGGCTTCTCCCGCAGCACAACGCAGCTGAACCCATGTCTGGCAGCTGGTGACTGGGACAGGAGGCCTAATAGTAAACCCCTGATGCTTTATTCGCTCGAAACTGTCAAAATGAGCTTCATAGATCTGAGCGACAAGATGCCATCGCTGCTGTTCGGTTCCGAAACCTTCCCGGTGTCCTTCCATGTGAAGCTGGGCCCTGAGTGCGTGGCTGAGTCCCCCAGGACTTTCCCTGAGCACTGTGCGCCTGCGAGACTCGCCTTAGGAGAGGCCCGCTGGGGCCGTTCTCCACCTCCCAAGTGgaccttctccttcttcctggcCCATGGCTGCCCTGGAGTGGCCACGTTCAGGGAAGACCCCGGCCTCCACGACCAGGCAGGCGCCCAGCCTCCAGTTCCCCTCCAGGACCGCAGGGCCACTGCCCTAGTCCAGAGCAGGGGGGCCTGTTCCATCCTTGGCCTCCACACGCTCCTAGCGCTCTGCTCCCCGGGATGCTACCGGATCTGGACGAAGAAACGGAGCTGTGCCAGCCACACGCCTGCCATGCAGAggctcttcatgacccagttaacaCAGGGCCTCAAAGGGCTGCGGTCTCCTGCCTCCATAGCTGACAAGGTCTTCTGTTCTCTGCCCTACTCGGTGGGCCGGGTGCTATCCATCTGGAGCCAGCATGGGCCTTCCGCCTGCCCCTTGGAGATCTCCGCCCTTCCACCCTCTCACAGCAAGCGGCAGTCACCTCTGGGCGTCATGAGCAG CCGCACCGTGTTACCGTCCATGCCTCTTCCGGGCCTGGAAGCTGCTTACAGTGTTGGCGGCAGTCACCTAAG GCTAGAGCCTCCATTCCCTGCCTTGGTACCAAAGTCTCACCTGGTAACAGACTCAACTGTCGGCAAGCTCCTGTTCTCAGCCTCCGAGTTCCCGGTTCCTGGGTTTGACGAGCTGGATGGTGTGACGGCCGCCTGCCCCCGACCACAGGGCAGCCCTCCAGAACAGAAAGAG GCTGAGCCAGAGAAGAGGCCGAAGAAAGTCTCACAGATTCGCATCCGGAAAACCATTCCTAAGCCAGACCCTAACCTCACACCCATGGGCCTTCCTCGACCCAAAAG